A single genomic interval of Hemibagrus wyckioides isolate EC202008001 linkage group LG13, SWU_Hwy_1.0, whole genome shotgun sequence harbors:
- the LOC131363572 gene encoding LIM and SH3 domain protein 1-like, whose translation MNPSCSRCNKVVYPTEKVNCLDKYWHKGCFSCEVCKMTLNMKNYKGFDKKPYCSQHYPKTGFTSVADTPENIRLKQQSKMQSQVLYKEEFEKNKGKGFSVVTDTPELQRLKKTQDQISNIKYHEDFEKTRMGGEALPHESNANRAYQPTSPTSPTSPTSPTSPQNYNYEPQPARSAAAQPPPSGGKRYRAVYDYVAADEDEVSFADGDMILDVQQIDEGWMFGRVERTGQQGMLPANYVEAI comes from the exons TATTGGCACAAAGGATGTTTCAGCTGTGAGGTCTGTAAAATGACTCTAAACATGAAGAACTACAAAGGCTTCGACAAGAAACCCTACTGCAGCCA GCACTACCCCAAGACGGGCTTTACCAGTGTGGCTGATACCCCAGAGAACATCCGACTCAAGCAGCAGAGCAAGATGCAAAGCCAG GTGCTCTATAAAGAGGAATTTGAGAAGAACAAAGGGAAAGGCTTCAGTGTGGTGACTGACACACCAGAGCTGCAGAGACTCAAGAAAACACAGGACCAGATCAGCAAC ATCAAGTATCATGAGGATTTTGAAAAGACCCGAATGGGAGGTGAAGCTCTGCCCCATGAGAGCAATGCTAATAGAG CTTACCAGCCTACCAGCCCCACCAGCCCCACCAGCCCCACCAGCCCCACCAGCCCTCAGAACTACAACTACGAGCCCCAGCCTGCTCGCTCTGCTGCAGCTCAACCACCTCCTAGTGGCGGG aagcgCTACAGAGCAGTCTACGACTACGTAGCTGCTGACGAGGACGAGGTTTCGTTTGCAGATGGAGACATGATCCTGGATGTGCAGCAGATAGATGAGGGATGGATGTTCGGGCGCGTGGAGCGCACGGGCCAGCAGGGCATGCTCCCTGCCAATTACGTGGAGGCTATATGA
- the LOC131363571 gene encoding kelch domain-containing protein 1-like, giving the protein MAAPSRSDHVAVLLGNVLHVWGGLQYVDGEEVVLPSDEIWLYDLESGVWARMGMGGELPPLLSQTCGSLLSGTLYVFGGRDSDDYTNQMYCVDLQDGKYTWRKLNACDGTPPSPRDRHSCWVYKNRLIYFGGYGWKTVREISNYKSFTVDETSWVTNGRVVFRFWGWNNEVHVFEPDTATWTEPQTQGQPPKPRGSHASAILGSKGYICGGLETQTIDIHCLDLVTFTWTQIEPLAPPLPMGRSLHTLTPTSHNTLFLFGGLSISGQVLSDGWEFDTVKREWTEKPHSHRDKPRVWHSAVQGKDNDVVVYGGSRDYILVMDMVAVLRSPSQSHCGDVLVFQSQPYSLTRLCEDCIGKHGSVLLEKVSSLPPRIQGTLHKRISYFKTEMREQSGYT; this is encoded by the exons ATGGCGGCTCCTTCGCGGAGTGATCATGTAGCAGTGCTGCTGGGAAATGTGCTGCACGTCTGGGGTGGTTTACAG TATGTGGATGGAGAAGAAGTTGTGTTACCCAGTGATGAGATCTGGCTCTACGATCTGGAAAGTGGAGTCTG ggctCGCATGGGAATGGGTGGAGAGTTACCTCCTTTGCTTTCTCAGACATGCGGCTCACTTCTCAGTGGAACGCTTTATGTTTTTGGAGGCAGAGACAGTGACGACTACACCAACCAG ATGTACTGCGTAGACTTGCAAGATGGAAAATACACCTGGAGGAAATTGAATGCCTGTGATGGAACCCCTCCCTCACCCAGAGACAGACACTCATGCTGGGTCTACAAGAACAG GCTCATCTATTTTGGTGGATATGGATGGAAAACAGTTCGAGAGATCAGCAACTACAAAAGCTTCACAGTAGATGAGACATCATGG GTGACAAATGGCCGTGTGGTTTTCCGCTTTTGGGGTTGGAATAATGAGGTTCATGTATTTGAGCCCGACACAGCCACATGGACTGAACCCCAAACCCAG GGCCAGCCACCTAAACCAAGGGGTTCCCACGCTAGTGCCATTCTTGGCAGCAAGGGCTACATCTGTGGTGGTTTG GAAACACAGACTATAGACATCCACTGTTTAGACCTGGTCACGTTTACATGGACACAAAT AGAGCCTTTGGCCCCTCCCCTCCCGATGGGCcgctctctacacacactcacccctacctcacacaacacactcttcctctttgGTGGCCTCAGCATATCTGGGCAGGTTCTCA GTGACGGCTGGGAATTTGACACTGTGAAGAGAGAATGGACAGAGAAGCCACATAGCCACAGAGATAAACCCAG GGTTTGGCACTCGGCAGTACAGGGAAAGGACAACGATGTGGTGGTTTATGGAGGAAGCCGAGACTACATCTTAGTCATGGATAtg GTTGCAGTGCTCAGATCTCCTTCACAGAGTCACTGCGGAGATGTGCTGGTGTTTCAGAGCCAGCCTTATTCACTCACCAG ATTATGTGAGGACTGCATAGGCAAACATGGATCTGTTTTACTGGAGAAGGTGTCATCTTTACCACCCAGAATTCAGGGGACCCTTCACAAGAGGATATCTTACTTCAAAACAGAAATGCGGGAGCAAAGTGGTTATACATGA